The following proteins are encoded in a genomic region of Micromonospora olivasterospora:
- the erpA gene encoding iron-sulfur cluster insertion protein ErpA, whose product MTTPAQTESTEAKAPSSVVLTDVAAQKVKALIEQEGRDDLRLRVAVQPGGCSGLRYQLFFDERSLDGDVVTDFDGVEVVVDRMSAPYLAGATIDFADRIDAQGFTIDNPNAGNSCACGDSFS is encoded by the coding sequence GTGACCACGCCAGCGCAGACCGAGTCGACCGAGGCCAAGGCCCCCAGTTCCGTCGTCCTCACCGACGTCGCGGCGCAGAAGGTCAAGGCCCTGATCGAGCAGGAGGGCCGCGACGACCTGCGGCTCCGGGTGGCGGTGCAGCCGGGCGGCTGCTCCGGCCTGCGGTACCAGCTCTTCTTCGACGAGCGGTCGCTCGACGGTGACGTCGTCACCGACTTCGACGGCGTCGAGGTCGTCGTCGACCGGATGAGCGCCCCCTACCTGGCCGGCGCCACCATCGACTTCGCCGACCGGATCGACGCCCAGGGCTTCACGATCGACAACCCGAACGCAGGCAACTCCTGCGCCTGCGGCGACTCGTTCAGCTGA
- a CDS encoding glycerate kinase yields the protein MRVLLCPDKFAGTLPAQEVAAAVAEGWREVAEADQLFIRPLADGGPGFVAVLAEALGGRRIAVPTVAPLGRPAAGEILLTDDGTAYLESAQACGLHLLARAERDPKATTSYGLGALVTAAIEHGARTVVIGLGGSATNDAGAGMLAALGVTPLDGAGLALPYGGAALAAVAGLDGSPRLRGATLVAATDVDNPLLGLHGASNVYGPQKGATREDVLLLDAALERFAAVLERDLPGCPAGLGALPGGGAAGGLGAAILALGGRCESGIGLVTRAIGLPAALDAADLVITGEGSFDHQSLRGKVVAGVAGAARDRGVPCVVLAGQVSTGRREAAAAGVTDAYSLVEHFGGEERGGLDAALSRPAEGLRQLGARLARQWSR from the coding sequence ATGCGCGTGCTGCTCTGCCCGGACAAGTTCGCCGGCACCCTGCCCGCCCAGGAGGTGGCCGCCGCGGTGGCCGAGGGCTGGCGGGAGGTGGCCGAGGCGGACCAACTGTTCATCCGCCCCCTCGCCGACGGCGGCCCCGGCTTCGTCGCCGTCCTCGCCGAGGCGCTGGGCGGGCGCCGGATCGCGGTGCCGACCGTCGCTCCGCTCGGCCGGCCGGCCGCCGGTGAGATCCTGCTCACCGACGACGGCACGGCGTACCTGGAGAGCGCCCAGGCGTGCGGGTTGCACCTGCTCGCCCGGGCCGAGCGTGACCCGAAGGCCACCACCTCGTACGGCCTCGGCGCGCTGGTCACCGCCGCGATCGAGCACGGTGCCCGGACGGTGGTGATCGGGCTGGGCGGTTCCGCCACCAACGACGCCGGCGCCGGGATGCTGGCCGCGCTCGGGGTCACCCCGCTCGACGGGGCCGGCCTGGCGCTGCCGTACGGCGGCGCGGCGCTGGCCGCCGTCGCCGGGCTGGACGGCTCGCCCCGACTGCGCGGGGCCACCCTGGTCGCCGCCACCGACGTGGACAACCCACTGCTCGGCCTGCACGGCGCCAGCAACGTGTACGGCCCCCAGAAGGGGGCCACCCGGGAGGACGTGCTGCTGCTCGACGCCGCGCTGGAGCGCTTCGCCGCCGTCCTGGAGCGGGACCTGCCCGGCTGCCCGGCCGGCCTCGGCGCGCTGCCCGGCGGCGGTGCCGCGGGTGGCCTCGGTGCCGCGATCCTGGCCCTCGGCGGCCGGTGCGAGTCCGGCATCGGCCTGGTCACCCGGGCGATCGGGCTGCCCGCCGCCCTCGACGCCGCCGACCTCGTGATCACCGGCGAGGGCTCCTTCGACCACCAGTCGCTGCGCGGCAAGGTCGTCGCCGGGGTGGCCGGCGCCGCCCGGGACCGGGGAGTGCCGTGCGTGGTGCTGGCCGGGCAGGTGAGCACCGGGCGCCGGGAAGCCGCGGCGGCCGGGGTGACCGACGCGTACAGCCTGGTGGAGCACTTCGGCGGCGAGGAACGCGGCGGGCTCGACGCGGCGCTGAGCCGCCCGGCCGAGGGGCTGCGGCAGCTCGGCGCCCGCCTGGCCCGGCAGTGGAGCCGCTGA
- the nadA gene encoding quinolinate synthase NadA — protein MTSTWVEPSNTATALLLLGRGSDPATERGVECPGDLPAPSDPDLVARAAAAKAALGDRVFVLGHHYQRDEVIQFADVTGDSFKLAREAAARPDAEYIVFCGVHFMAESADILTADSQKVVLPDLAAGCSMADMAVLSQVETAWDVLTELGVARDVVPVTYMNSSADIKGFVGRHGGVVCTSSNARRALDWAYGQGSKVLFLPDQHLGRNTAVLELGLSLDDCVLYDPHKLNGGLTPEQLRDAKMILWRGHCSVHGRFTLDSVNDVRERVPGVNVLVHPECRHEVVTAADLVGSTEYIIRAIEAAPAGSAWAVGTELNLVRRLALAHPDKQIMFLDRAVCYCSTMNRIDLPHLVWALEELVAGRVVNQITVDPDTARHARAALDQMLALPGADTPPPATV, from the coding sequence GTGACTTCGACCTGGGTGGAACCCTCCAACACCGCGACGGCCCTGCTCCTGCTCGGCCGCGGCAGCGACCCCGCCACCGAGCGTGGCGTGGAGTGTCCGGGCGACCTGCCGGCGCCCAGCGACCCCGACCTGGTGGCCCGGGCCGCGGCGGCGAAGGCGGCCCTCGGCGACCGGGTCTTCGTGCTCGGCCACCACTACCAGCGCGACGAGGTGATCCAGTTCGCCGACGTGACCGGCGACTCGTTCAAGCTGGCCCGCGAGGCGGCGGCCCGGCCGGACGCGGAGTACATCGTCTTCTGCGGCGTGCACTTCATGGCCGAGAGCGCCGACATCCTCACCGCCGACAGCCAGAAGGTGGTCCTGCCCGACCTGGCGGCCGGCTGCTCGATGGCGGACATGGCCGTGCTGTCCCAGGTCGAGACGGCCTGGGACGTGCTGACCGAGCTGGGCGTCGCGCGGGACGTGGTCCCGGTGACGTACATGAACTCCTCGGCGGACATCAAGGGCTTCGTGGGCCGGCACGGCGGCGTCGTCTGCACCTCCTCCAACGCGCGGCGGGCGCTGGACTGGGCGTACGGGCAGGGGTCGAAGGTGCTCTTCCTGCCCGACCAGCACCTGGGGCGCAACACGGCCGTGCTGGAGCTGGGCCTCTCGCTCGACGACTGCGTGCTCTACGACCCGCACAAGCTGAACGGCGGGCTCACCCCGGAGCAGCTGCGGGACGCGAAGATGATCCTGTGGCGCGGGCACTGCTCGGTGCACGGCCGGTTCACCCTCGACAGCGTCAACGACGTACGGGAGCGGGTGCCGGGGGTCAACGTGCTGGTCCACCCCGAGTGCCGGCACGAGGTGGTCACCGCCGCCGACCTCGTGGGCTCGACCGAATACATCATCAGGGCCATCGAGGCGGCGCCGGCCGGCTCGGCGTGGGCGGTGGGGACGGAGCTGAACCTGGTCCGGCGGCTGGCGCTGGCCCACCCGGACAAGCAGATCATGTTCCTGGACCGGGCCGTCTGCTACTGCTCGACCATGAACCGGATCGACCTGCCGCACCTGGTCTGGGCCCTGGAGGAGCTGGTGGCCGGCCGGGTCGTCAACCAGATCACCGTGGACCCGGACACCGCGCGGCACGCCCGGGCGGCGCTGGACCAGATGCTCGCGCTCCCCGGCGCGGACACCCCGCCACCGGCCACGGTCTGA